In Fimbriiglobus ruber, a genomic segment contains:
- a CDS encoding S1 family peptidase, with product MPFHVACPTCGAVLAVQDTAAGKTVPCPKCRATMSLPSVTQPPPRPVVPPPLPVPVAAPRPMAPAPVAPPRVAAFAPPLPTLRPVLDAAPISRSARRDDDEDDRPRSRRDADNEKPRSRRDDEDDRPRSRRDDDEKPRKPAKKKAAKNTSKFPVGLVVGGVAGAGLLIAAVIVLVVVIVRPSRDNSTTVASSGDRSNVSTDASNTTSNTASTYAGSTAPPAVTAYPSPPPPNHDTPDQAAIDKCKNAAVYIEVEDTKGGGGSGSGWFGLEQSLIFTNAHVIGMKAPGSPRPAKVTAYINPGTPDQREIPHERIEILAVDRDMDLAMLRVLREPNLPTPLRLRPSRELRDLEKLIALGFPGGRRLSARNKSSKPPAVTVTATNVSSLRQDDNGNLYSVQVQGGIVHGNSGGPIVDTDGNVTAVAVRVDLDSEGRFTNVAYGVPTEYVMGLLAGRLADIEFGQAYRQGGKVHVPVTANCLDPFNRLRAVGVGYWVGDASSKPRPAGTKRVPGAGESEYREAVLNYNFTKDKQTAAGELIFPDLQSGRAYWAQPFYSNALSEKLWLAGNPVKLAGPPIDRVAADLYARYQPGTRRPLTLTNTFTLDEHEQGEGEDRSERVLVGIELKANEQVLAPRDANSAAVLQVNYDTIKLRLELGTMTKEDIIPKEKQDLLNSSIKRVTGYGHVDKAGEISRVEATMPQGLPGGDFVRALGEEAMETLMMASVRLPNARVEPLRQWNSTKTIRIQLPGTEGAGGGGKANAQVPRPGFPGRPGIPKGPNIPRPGMPNGPGVPRGPGMAGPPTAVRRNRTYDYQQNVTYTYLGSRTRGGVSEGVIRVDGVITAPNGGSGIGASGQLRGYAYIDLASGIVLEAEIDKDFEIDTTKDGVKKRVSGINTYKLSRTATP from the coding sequence ATGCCGTTTCACGTCGCATGCCCGACGTGTGGGGCCGTCCTGGCTGTGCAAGATACGGCCGCCGGGAAGACCGTGCCGTGTCCCAAGTGCAGGGCCACGATGAGCCTGCCGAGCGTGACCCAGCCGCCTCCCCGGCCGGTCGTCCCGCCGCCACTGCCCGTTCCCGTTGCCGCCCCGCGGCCCATGGCACCCGCGCCCGTCGCGCCTCCTCGCGTTGCGGCTTTCGCGCCTCCTCTGCCGACGTTGCGACCCGTCCTCGACGCGGCTCCGATTTCCCGTTCCGCCCGTCGGGATGACGACGAGGACGACCGTCCGCGGTCCCGGCGCGACGCCGACAACGAAAAGCCGCGGTCTCGTCGGGATGATGAAGACGACCGCCCGCGGTCCCGGCGCGACGACGACGAAAAGCCGCGGAAACCGGCGAAGAAAAAGGCGGCCAAGAATACGTCCAAATTCCCTGTGGGGCTCGTCGTGGGCGGGGTAGCCGGCGCGGGGCTGTTGATAGCCGCCGTCATCGTTCTTGTTGTCGTCATCGTGCGACCGAGCCGGGATAATTCCACCACGGTTGCTTCCAGCGGCGACCGCTCGAACGTCAGCACCGACGCGAGCAATACCACGAGTAACACCGCGTCGACTTACGCGGGCAGTACGGCCCCGCCCGCGGTAACCGCGTACCCGTCGCCGCCCCCGCCGAACCACGACACGCCGGACCAGGCGGCGATCGACAAGTGTAAAAACGCGGCCGTGTACATCGAGGTCGAAGACACCAAGGGCGGCGGTGGGTCCGGGTCCGGGTGGTTCGGCCTGGAACAGTCGCTGATCTTCACGAACGCGCACGTCATCGGGATGAAAGCCCCGGGCAGCCCGCGGCCGGCCAAGGTGACCGCGTACATCAACCCCGGCACGCCCGACCAGCGGGAGATTCCGCACGAGCGAATCGAGATCCTGGCGGTCGACCGAGATATGGATTTGGCCATGCTCCGGGTTCTCCGCGAGCCGAACCTCCCCACCCCGCTCCGCCTCCGCCCGTCCCGGGAACTGCGGGACCTCGAAAAGCTGATCGCGCTCGGCTTCCCCGGCGGCCGACGATTGTCGGCCCGGAACAAGAGTTCCAAGCCGCCGGCCGTAACGGTCACCGCGACCAACGTCTCCAGCCTGCGGCAGGACGACAACGGCAACCTGTATTCGGTCCAGGTCCAGGGCGGGATCGTCCACGGGAACTCGGGCGGCCCGATCGTGGACACCGACGGGAACGTGACGGCCGTCGCCGTCCGCGTCGACCTCGACTCGGAAGGGCGGTTCACGAACGTCGCCTACGGCGTCCCGACGGAATACGTGATGGGCTTGTTGGCCGGTCGGCTCGCGGACATCGAATTCGGCCAGGCGTACCGGCAGGGCGGGAAGGTTCACGTGCCCGTGACCGCGAACTGCCTCGACCCGTTCAATCGCCTGCGGGCCGTCGGCGTCGGGTACTGGGTCGGGGACGCGTCGAGCAAGCCCCGACCCGCGGGAACGAAGCGGGTTCCCGGGGCCGGCGAATCGGAATACCGGGAGGCCGTGCTGAATTACAACTTCACCAAGGACAAGCAGACCGCGGCCGGGGAGCTGATCTTCCCGGACCTCCAGTCGGGCCGCGCGTACTGGGCCCAGCCGTTCTACTCGAACGCGCTGTCCGAGAAGCTGTGGCTCGCCGGCAACCCGGTCAAACTGGCCGGCCCGCCGATCGACCGCGTCGCGGCCGACCTCTACGCCCGGTATCAGCCCGGCACCCGCCGCCCGCTGACGCTGACGAACACCTTCACGCTCGACGAACACGAGCAGGGCGAAGGTGAAGACCGTAGCGAACGAGTTCTGGTCGGCATTGAGTTGAAGGCGAACGAACAGGTTCTCGCCCCCCGCGACGCCAACTCGGCGGCCGTCCTCCAGGTGAACTACGACACGATCAAGCTCCGGCTGGAGTTGGGGACGATGACCAAGGAAGACATCATCCCCAAGGAAAAACAAGACCTGCTGAATTCCAGTATTAAACGTGTCACAGGGTACGGGCACGTGGACAAAGCCGGGGAAATCTCCCGGGTCGAGGCGACGATGCCACAGGGACTGCCCGGGGGCGATTTCGTCCGGGCGCTGGGCGAGGAGGCGATGGAAACGCTGATGATGGCTTCGGTCCGATTGCCGAACGCGCGGGTCGAACCGCTCCGCCAGTGGAACTCGACGAAAACGATCCGGATTCAGCTGCCCGGGACTGAAGGGGCTGGCGGTGGCGGGAAGGCGAACGCCCAGGTTCCCCGACCCGGATTCCCCGGCCGTCCCGGCATTCCAAAAGGCCCGAACATCCCGCGCCCCGGTATGCCGAACGGACCGGGCGTACCGCGGGGGCCCGGCATGGCCGGCCCGCCCACGGCCGTTCGCCGGAATCGTACCTACGACTACCAACAAAACGTGACGTACACGTATCTCGGCTCGCGAACCCGTGGGGGCGTGAGCGAAGGCGTGATCCGCGTCGACGGCGTGATCACCGCCCCGAACGGCGGGAGCGGGATCGGGGCGTCCGGCCAGCTCCGCGGGTACGCGTACATCGACCTGGCCTCCGGGATCGTTCTCGAAGCCGAGATCGACAAGGACTTCGAGATCGATACGACCAAGGACGGGGTGAAAAAACGGGTTTCGGGCATCAACACCTATAAATTGTCCCGCACGGCCACGCCTTGA
- a CDS encoding caspase family protein, with product MRIRLFAVMVLSLLAVQSSPAAGKRFAVCVGVNQYTSDKLDTLGYAAADATALAGVLRDAGYEVALLTPAVGRTDQVATPTRANIAARLDALTANKSPDDTVLVAFVGHGARFAGDPDYYLCPKDAEPTAARKQTLVSVVDVYARLGRCGAGSKVFLCDACRTDPRPDQPQLSNDVLRSVPPAGVFALFGWGVGERGYEHAALGHGIFTHHLLAEFNPPARDANADLDFAALAAHVRREMPLTVTRWAGSGVRQTPTAAGSGKSPVLIAPEDARLLADRAEVNEIWTRGGSITAYVKRVATERIGEWKAAAERGSTVGMFLYAKCLEKGRGIEKDTKTAAEWYRRAAERGDTSAMSSLGRCYQDGLGVVKDAGAAVAWCRKAVEYGDTTAMVYLAAYYLEGIGVEKDSVEAMKWFRKAADSGETLAMMSLGYCYLKGAGVVRDPKTAMEWLSRAIDSGSTMAMSGLGDCYLTGLGVERDATRAIEWFRKAADLGDAEAMMYLGNCYREGTGVPADAKAAVAWYRKAVAKDDNPTAASNLGGCYEMGIGVEKDLIKATEWYRKAADLGDSGAMVNLATCYRAGDGVPIDFKAAFDWLRKAADLGNTTALIQLGGYHQTGTGTPIDGKAAIDCYRKAAAADDPNAMYFLGNCYLQGIGTEKDEKTAIDWYRKAAEGGNTLAMVTLGTRYRDGLGIPADPKVAVDWYRKAAELNDATAMVYLASCYSNGIGVPTDLAAAVEWYRKAAEKDNLEAIENLGAAYVSGIGVHADPKAGIELLRKAAARNHPMAFFNLGVCFRDGVGVPRDPKEAFSMFSKAADLNTPEAMVSLGVCYRNGIGVPTDPVTALKWFRKAADLKNPMGIGLVGYSYQSGTGVEKDPKAAAEWYRKAADLRDTTAMMYLGLAYRDGRGVQKDPTAAVDWFQKASAGGQADAMVGLGTWYLFGTLEATDEYGRLKAFAYQPNSPESPKTGSATPVDHERHLQAIAWFRKAAALNHPPAFQILGVCYLAGLGVEKDVVRAVECLRKAADLNDPNGLYILGACYQNGIGVPADPATALKWYRKAADLKHPLAIGFLGNCYQSGIGVEKDPKVAVDWFRKAADLGDTTAMVSLGTCYRDGDGIPTNPNAAVDWYRRAAAANNSAAMCYLGKCYQLGVGVEKDLKAAVEWYRKAADLGEVTAMANLAACYQNGIGASTDLKAAISWCRKAADLGNARAMSYLGWYYMNGYGVGKDGGTAFAWFRKAADLNDPTGFANLGVCYSRGIGVEKDLKTAVDNYRKAVNLNSPYGLYALGVCYLEGLGVEPDAKEAFNCLSKAAGQNYPDAFTRLGDCYLHGTGVEHDALKAIAWYHKGVAANDPQAFYCLGKCYENGLGVAASLKEATVWYQMAVTAGYQPATQDVQRVQEKQKAAASPSASGSGTVTPTGGTSQ from the coding sequence ATGCGGATTCGTCTCTTCGCCGTCATGGTCTTGAGTCTTCTCGCCGTGCAGTCGTCGCCCGCGGCCGGGAAGCGGTTCGCGGTCTGCGTCGGGGTGAATCAGTACACGTCCGACAAGTTGGACACCCTGGGTTACGCGGCAGCTGATGCGACCGCTCTGGCGGGGGTCCTCAGGGACGCCGGGTACGAGGTCGCCCTGCTCACCCCGGCGGTCGGCCGAACCGACCAGGTGGCCACCCCGACCCGGGCCAACATCGCCGCCCGGCTCGACGCCCTGACCGCCAACAAGTCGCCGGACGATACGGTGCTGGTGGCGTTCGTCGGGCACGGAGCCCGCTTCGCTGGCGATCCCGACTATTACCTCTGCCCGAAGGACGCCGAACCAACCGCCGCCCGGAAGCAGACGCTCGTTTCCGTGGTCGACGTGTATGCCCGACTCGGCCGATGTGGGGCTGGCAGCAAGGTGTTCCTGTGCGACGCCTGCCGGACCGACCCGCGGCCGGACCAACCCCAGTTGTCGAACGACGTGCTGCGGAGCGTTCCGCCGGCCGGGGTGTTTGCCCTGTTCGGGTGGGGGGTCGGAGAGCGGGGGTACGAACACGCGGCCCTCGGGCACGGGATCTTCACCCATCACCTATTGGCCGAGTTCAACCCGCCGGCCCGGGACGCGAACGCGGACCTCGACTTCGCGGCGCTGGCCGCCCACGTCCGCCGGGAGATGCCGTTGACGGTCACTCGGTGGGCTGGTTCGGGCGTGCGGCAGACGCCGACGGCCGCGGGGAGCGGGAAGTCGCCTGTCTTGATCGCGCCGGAAGACGCCCGACTGTTGGCCGATCGAGCCGAAGTGAACGAGATCTGGACGCGTGGCGGCAGCATCACAGCGTACGTCAAGCGAGTGGCGACGGAACGGATCGGGGAGTGGAAGGCGGCGGCCGAGCGGGGCTCGACGGTCGGGATGTTTTTGTACGCGAAGTGTCTGGAAAAAGGTCGAGGAATCGAGAAGGACACGAAGACGGCAGCCGAGTGGTACCGGCGGGCCGCTGAGCGGGGAGACACGTCGGCAATGAGTAGTCTCGGTCGTTGTTATCAAGACGGCCTTGGAGTTGTTAAGGATGCGGGAGCAGCGGTTGCGTGGTGTCGCAAAGCCGTCGAATACGGGGACACCACCGCAATGGTCTATCTCGCAGCTTACTATTTGGAAGGCATCGGGGTGGAGAAAGATAGCGTCGAGGCAATGAAGTGGTTCCGTAAAGCAGCCGATTCCGGTGAGACATTAGCGATGATGAGCCTGGGGTACTGCTACCTGAAAGGAGCCGGCGTGGTGCGTGACCCCAAGACGGCGATGGAATGGCTCTCCAGGGCGATCGATTCCGGCAGCACAATGGCAATGAGTGGGCTCGGTGACTGTTACCTCACGGGGTTAGGCGTCGAGCGGGATGCAACCCGAGCCATCGAATGGTTTCGCAAAGCCGCCGACCTCGGAGACGCCGAAGCGATGATGTACCTGGGCAACTGCTACCGTGAAGGGACGGGTGTACCGGCCGATGCAAAGGCGGCGGTGGCCTGGTACCGCAAGGCCGTCGCCAAGGACGACAACCCGACCGCGGCGAGCAATCTCGGGGGCTGCTACGAGATGGGGATCGGGGTCGAAAAAGATCTGATAAAGGCGACGGAATGGTATCGCAAGGCCGCCGACCTCGGGGATAGCGGCGCGATGGTTAATCTCGCTACGTGTTATCGGGCAGGCGACGGCGTTCCAATCGATTTTAAGGCGGCCTTCGACTGGCTTCGTAAGGCCGCTGACCTCGGGAACACCACCGCGCTAATACAGCTTGGTGGCTATCACCAGACAGGTACAGGCACCCCGATCGATGGGAAAGCGGCGATCGACTGCTATCGAAAGGCCGCCGCCGCGGACGACCCGAATGCGATGTATTTTCTCGGGAATTGCTACTTGCAAGGGATCGGGACTGAGAAAGACGAAAAGACGGCGATTGACTGGTATCGCAAGGCGGCCGAGGGTGGGAACACCCTGGCTATGGTCACCCTCGGCACCCGTTACAGGGACGGGCTCGGCATCCCGGCCGATCCGAAGGTGGCGGTGGACTGGTATCGCAAGGCGGCCGAACTCAATGACGCCACCGCAATGGTGTACCTTGCCTCGTGTTACTCCAACGGCATTGGAGTTCCGACCGATCTGGCAGCAGCAGTCGAATGGTATCGGAAAGCCGCCGAAAAGGACAATCTTGAAGCGATCGAGAACCTGGGAGCCGCATACGTCTCCGGTATCGGAGTTCATGCCGATCCCAAAGCCGGCATCGAGTTACTACGAAAAGCCGCCGCCCGAAATCACCCGATGGCCTTTTTCAATCTCGGGGTCTGTTTCCGGGATGGGGTCGGCGTCCCGCGCGATCCCAAGGAAGCCTTCTCGATGTTCTCAAAGGCGGCGGACCTGAACACACCCGAGGCGATGGTGAGTCTCGGCGTGTGTTATCGGAACGGAATCGGTGTTCCGACCGATCCGGTAACGGCCTTGAAATGGTTTCGCAAGGCTGCGGACTTGAAGAACCCGATGGGCATTGGTTTGGTCGGGTATTCCTACCAATCGGGAACCGGGGTCGAGAAAGATCCGAAGGCGGCAGCCGAGTGGTATCGCAAGGCTGCCGACCTCCGGGATACCACGGCTATGATGTATCTTGGCCTTGCGTACCGCGATGGGAGAGGTGTTCAGAAAGACCCGACTGCGGCTGTGGATTGGTTCCAGAAGGCGAGTGCTGGCGGGCAAGCCGACGCGATGGTCGGCCTGGGTACTTGGTACTTGTTCGGAACTCTTGAAGCGACCGACGAGTACGGCAGACTCAAAGCATTTGCATATCAACCGAACAGTCCCGAAAGCCCGAAAACTGGTTCTGCTACGCCCGTAGACCACGAACGACATCTTCAAGCGATAGCCTGGTTTCGCAAGGCGGCGGCGTTGAATCACCCGCCAGCGTTCCAAATTCTTGGAGTGTGTTACCTTGCAGGGCTGGGCGTGGAAAAGGATGTCGTCCGCGCCGTCGAGTGCTTACGGAAAGCCGCCGACTTAAACGATCCGAATGGCCTATACATTCTGGGCGCGTGCTACCAAAACGGGATCGGCGTCCCGGCCGATCCGGCGACCGCCCTCAAATGGTATCGCAAAGCCGCCGACTTGAAGCACCCGCTGGCAATCGGATTTCTTGGGAATTGTTACCAATCAGGAATTGGGGTCGAGAAAGATCCAAAAGTGGCGGTGGATTGGTTCCGCAAGGCCGCCGACCTCGGGGACACTACCGCGATGGTGAGTTTGGGCACCTGCTATCGGGATGGGGACGGCATCCCGACAAATCCCAATGCGGCGGTCGACTGGTATCGCAGGGCCGCCGCCGCGAACAATTCGGCCGCAATGTGCTACCTCGGGAAATGCTACCAGTTAGGGGTCGGGGTCGAAAAAGATCTGAAGGCGGCTGTCGAGTGGTATCGCAAAGCCGCCGACCTTGGGGAAGTCACCGCGATGGCGAATCTCGCTGCGTGCTACCAAAATGGGATCGGCGCCTCGACCGATTTGAAGGCGGCAATCAGTTGGTGTCGCAAAGCCGCCGACCTCGGGAACGCCCGCGCGATGAGCTATCTCGGCTGGTACTACATGAATGGTTACGGCGTGGGCAAGGATGGCGGGACGGCCTTCGCATGGTTTCGCAAGGCGGCCGATCTGAATGATCCGACGGGCTTTGCAAATCTCGGGGTTTGCTACTCGCGGGGCATCGGTGTCGAGAAAGACCTGAAAACGGCCGTCGATAATTACCGCAAGGCGGTAAACCTGAACTCGCCTTACGGGTTGTACGCCCTCGGGGTCTGCTATCTGGAAGGTCTCGGCGTCGAACCGGACGCGAAAGAAGCATTTAATTGCTTGTCTAAAGCGGCAGGACAGAATTATCCCGATGCATTCACCCGCCTGGGAGACTGTTATCTCCACGGCACCGGGGTCGAACACGACGCCTTGAAGGCGATCGCCTGGTATCACAAGGGAGTGGCGGCTAACGACCCGCAAGCTTTCTATTGCCTGGGTAAATGCTACGAGAACGGTCTGGGCGTCGCGGCGAGCTTGAAGGAAGCGACGGTCTGGTATCAGATGGCTGTGACGGCCGGATACCAGCCCGCGACCCAGGACGTCCAACGCGTCCAAGAAAAACAGAAGGCCGCGGCTTCGCCTTCGGCGAGTGGGAGCGGGACGGTCACGCCAACGGGTGGCACTTCCCAGTGA
- a CDS encoding serine/threonine protein kinase: MTGQRVGNWILGGEIGRGTGGVVYKAHAADDPAREAAVKLLSHPTTSTPEFLARFPSEMLSLHRLNHPNVARFYDAGVQAGQAWYAAEFVPGTDCASLLKSKARRPDEPGLNWKDEVVALAVQAARALKHGHHRSLLHRDLKPSHFLVTPDGTLKLVDFGVAKFLHLPPLTLPPDPLGTAGFLAPEYYTGKPPTRRSDLYALGGVLYALTTGRAPFNATSPSEFLHKHCYTLPDRPVRFVPELPHELDDLICALLAKDPARRPATAAAVIEALDQVRGKLERKGKKVVWPADPGDTPAPADVEEVTADTDTERPRPLMSRPVVVVPMFALVVAVILAVVFWPRPSADDLYNAAVPLLASDDPADWDRAWDEYLEPLAERYPSQYETEVAAARARIGDRRDLKRAVDQGAKARYRSDPERLYQRGLRLAQAGDISSARRTWTDLIRAYADTPGADRWTELARVGLDELVHRPPVVVPLDRPALAAALDRVKALKAAGQAAEAAAKLAAFEDLYRNDPAALDLIREAR; this comes from the coding sequence ATGACAGGGCAGCGGGTCGGGAACTGGATCCTCGGTGGCGAGATCGGGCGGGGGACGGGCGGGGTCGTGTACAAGGCCCACGCGGCCGACGACCCGGCCCGCGAAGCCGCCGTCAAACTCCTGTCGCACCCGACCACGTCGACCCCGGAGTTCCTCGCCCGGTTCCCGTCCGAAATGCTCTCGCTCCACCGGCTCAATCATCCGAACGTCGCCCGATTTTACGACGCGGGTGTTCAAGCCGGTCAGGCGTGGTACGCCGCCGAGTTCGTTCCGGGAACCGACTGCGCCAGCTTACTCAAGTCGAAAGCCAGACGACCGGACGAACCCGGCCTGAACTGGAAAGACGAGGTCGTGGCGCTCGCTGTCCAGGCGGCCCGCGCGCTCAAGCACGGCCACCACCGCAGCCTGCTGCACCGCGACCTCAAGCCGTCGCACTTCCTGGTCACGCCGGACGGGACGCTCAAGCTGGTCGATTTCGGCGTCGCGAAGTTTCTTCACCTCCCACCTCTGACGTTGCCGCCCGACCCGCTCGGGACGGCCGGGTTCCTCGCCCCCGAGTATTACACCGGCAAACCCCCGACCCGCCGCAGCGACCTGTACGCCCTCGGCGGCGTGCTGTACGCATTGACCACGGGCCGCGCGCCGTTCAACGCGACATCGCCTTCGGAGTTCTTGCACAAGCACTGTTACACACTCCCCGACCGGCCGGTGCGTTTCGTCCCGGAGCTTCCCCACGAGCTTGACGACTTGATCTGCGCACTCCTGGCCAAAGACCCGGCCCGTCGGCCGGCTACTGCCGCAGCCGTGATCGAGGCGCTGGACCAGGTCCGTGGGAAACTCGAACGGAAGGGCAAGAAGGTCGTGTGGCCGGCCGACCCGGGCGACACCCCAGCCCCGGCGGACGTGGAGGAAGTTACGGCCGACACCGATACCGAACGGCCGCGGCCGTTGATGTCGCGCCCGGTTGTCGTCGTTCCCATGTTCGCACTGGTAGTTGCTGTCATCCTTGCGGTCGTGTTCTGGCCGCGGCCGTCCGCGGACGACCTGTACAACGCCGCGGTGCCACTCCTCGCGTCCGACGATCCCGCCGACTGGGACCGGGCGTGGGACGAGTACCTTGAGCCGTTAGCCGAACGGTATCCCAGCCAGTACGAGACCGAGGTGGCGGCCGCGCGGGCCAGGATCGGGGACCGGCGGGATCTGAAGCGGGCGGTCGATCAGGGGGCAAAGGCGCGATACCGGTCGGACCCCGAACGGCTTTACCAGCGGGGTCTCAGGCTGGCACAGGCCGGCGACATCTCCTCCGCCCGGCGGACGTGGACCGACCTGATCCGGGCCTACGCCGACACGCCGGGCGCGGACCGGTGGACCGAGTTGGCCCGCGTCGGGTTGGACGAACTCGTTCACCGCCCGCCGGTCGTCGTTCCGCTCGACCGGCCCGCGCTCGCGGCCGCCCTGGACCGGGTGAAAGCCCTGAAAGCCGCGGGCCAGGCGGCCGAAGCCGCCGCGAAATTGGCCGCCTTTGAAGACCTCTACCGGAACGATCCGGCGGCCCTCGATCTGATCCGAGAGGCGCGATGA
- a CDS encoding sirohydrochlorin chelatase: protein MNEPNAKKGLLLMAHGSRRPEANADLTFVAEQMAARGRYDVVQVSYLELAEPSIPDGGALCVARGATDVVMLPYFLSAGVHVRDDMAAARDELAGRFPQVMFRLAEPLGRHPLLLDVVEQRAIEVEK, encoded by the coding sequence GTGAACGAGCCGAACGCGAAAAAGGGGCTGCTTCTGATGGCTCACGGGAGTCGGAGGCCGGAGGCGAACGCCGACTTGACGTTCGTCGCCGAGCAGATGGCGGCCCGCGGCCGTTACGACGTCGTACAGGTGTCGTACCTGGAGCTGGCCGAGCCGTCCATTCCCGACGGCGGCGCCCTCTGCGTTGCCCGCGGCGCGACGGACGTGGTCATGCTCCCGTACTTTCTTTCCGCCGGCGTCCACGTGCGAGACGACATGGCCGCCGCCCGCGACGAGTTAGCCGGGCGGTTCCCACAGGTGATGTTCCGTCTCGCCGAACCGCTCGGCCGGCACCCGTTGTTGCTCGATGTTGTCGAGCAGAGGGCGATCGAAGTGGAGAAGTGA
- a CDS encoding Hsp20/alpha crystallin family protein — translation MAENHQELAEKSRGDSREVTVTPRIDLLESEDELLLLADVPGVQPDNVDIRFENGELTVHGRRQPSHDDKKRAAWEYEVTNYFRSFRVTEQIAADKIAAELKNGVLTLRLPKVEAVKPRRIAVRG, via the coding sequence ATGGCTGAGAATCATCAAGAATTGGCGGAGAAGTCCCGGGGCGATAGTCGCGAAGTGACAGTCACGCCGCGGATCGACCTCCTCGAATCGGAAGACGAACTCCTCCTCCTCGCGGACGTGCCCGGCGTCCAACCGGACAACGTCGACATTCGGTTCGAAAACGGCGAGCTGACCGTCCACGGCCGCCGGCAGCCGAGTCACGACGACAAAAAGCGGGCGGCGTGGGAGTACGAAGTCACGAATTACTTCCGCTCCTTCCGCGTAACCGAGCAGATCGCGGCCGACAAGATCGCCGCGGAACTGAAAAACGGCGTGCTGACGCTCCGGCTGCCTAAAGTCGAGGCGGTCAAGCCGCGGCGGATCGCCGTCCGGGGGTAG